A window from Mycolicibacterium tokaiense encodes these proteins:
- a CDS encoding DUF4126 family protein produces the protein MTQVLVIVLALLIGVVAGLRALTPPAAVAWGGFLGWINLDGTWAQWVAHPITLAVFTVLLLGELITDQLPKTPSRKVPPQFAARLISGGFAGAVIGTAWGHPWACLGAGVIGAVLGTLGGAWARGAVAAKAGKDLPAALSEDVVAVVGGFVVVALASAL, from the coding sequence ATGACACAGGTGCTGGTGATCGTGCTTGCGTTGTTGATCGGCGTGGTCGCCGGACTGCGGGCGCTGACCCCGCCGGCCGCGGTGGCGTGGGGCGGATTCCTCGGTTGGATCAACCTGGACGGCACCTGGGCCCAGTGGGTGGCCCACCCGATCACCCTCGCGGTGTTCACCGTGCTGCTGCTCGGTGAGCTCATCACCGATCAGCTGCCGAAGACGCCGAGCCGCAAGGTGCCCCCGCAGTTCGCGGCGAGGCTGATCAGCGGTGGCTTCGCCGGAGCCGTGATCGGCACGGCCTGGGGTCACCCGTGGGCGTGCCTGGGGGCCGGTGTCATCGGCGCGGTGCTCGGTACTCTCGGTGGTGCCTGGGCCCGCGGCGCGGTGGCCGCCAAAGCGGGTAAAGACCTGCCCGCCGCGCTGTCCGAGGATGTGGTGGCCGTCGTCGGCGGCTTCGTGGTCGTCGCTCTGGCGTCCGCGCTGTGA
- a CDS encoding AraC family transcriptional regulator yields the protein MDGVCAEQPIRYPRHEAVAGAHPPDLIWAMRDLLGLRALAPVAGRSDDRATWLRTWEPDGVRVVHFSGGPVHAYRTPADITHDHRDDYVVLIARDGVVVAATGESRRIVHAGDLLVLDAAQPFGVALGDNDPVEAVVIGVPRARLDGGRRDRPGGLPVTFAAASGPGRVLGPYFQAIVAPDWRSALTRRFFDAGLELLACALEHHLSAAHSTPRATMLDRIRREARLRLRDCDLAPADVAAACAVSTRQLHRLFATEGTTFGAWVRDQRLNGSRRDLADPVLHDLAVSDIAARWGYRTTAHFSRSFRERYGVAPSVVRRRAQMGKASHRLTS from the coding sequence GTGGACGGGGTGTGTGCTGAGCAGCCGATTCGGTACCCGCGGCACGAGGCGGTGGCCGGTGCCCATCCACCCGATCTGATCTGGGCGATGCGCGACCTGCTGGGTCTGCGGGCGTTGGCTCCGGTTGCGGGCAGGTCCGATGATCGGGCGACCTGGCTACGCACCTGGGAACCGGACGGCGTGCGGGTCGTCCACTTTTCGGGCGGCCCCGTGCACGCTTACCGCACCCCGGCGGACATCACACACGACCACCGTGATGACTATGTGGTGCTGATCGCGCGAGATGGGGTGGTGGTGGCGGCCACCGGGGAAAGCCGTCGGATCGTGCACGCCGGCGACCTGTTGGTGCTCGACGCCGCACAGCCTTTCGGTGTGGCGCTGGGTGACAACGATCCGGTCGAGGCTGTCGTCATCGGGGTCCCCCGCGCGCGCCTCGACGGCGGGCGGCGGGATCGCCCAGGCGGCCTTCCCGTCACCTTCGCGGCGGCGTCAGGACCAGGACGGGTGCTGGGCCCCTACTTCCAGGCGATCGTCGCCCCGGACTGGAGGTCTGCTCTGACCCGCCGGTTCTTCGACGCGGGACTCGAGCTGCTCGCCTGTGCCCTTGAGCATCACCTGAGCGCAGCGCACTCCACGCCCAGGGCCACGATGTTGGATCGGATCCGGCGGGAGGCCCGACTGCGCCTGCGCGACTGCGACCTCGCACCCGCGGACGTGGCAGCGGCGTGCGCGGTGTCGACTCGTCAGCTGCACAGATTGTTCGCCACCGAGGGGACCACTTTCGGTGCGTGGGTGCGTGATCAGCGGCTGAACGGAAGTCGTCGTGATCTGGCCGATCCCGTCCTACACGACTTGGCGGTCTCCGACATCGCGGCGCGGTGGGGGTATCGCACCACGGCACACTTCTCCCGGAGCTTTCGCGAGCGATATGGCGTGGCTCCCAGCGTCGTTCGCCGCAGGGCTCAGATGGGCAAGGCTTCGCACCGGCTCACGTCATGA
- a CDS encoding FAD-containing oxidoreductase, which yields MTENGKATVHYDAIVIGAGQAGPPLAGRLSAAGQSVAVIERKLVGGTCVNYGCIPTKTLVASAHAAHIARRGADFGIGTGEVTVDMGKVKARKDGIVTGDRTGVESWLEGMDNCTLIRGHARFTDPHTLDVDGQTLTADRFFLNTGGRAVAPAIPGLDEVDYLTNVGVLDLDTVPEHLVIIGGSYIGLEFAQMYRRFGAQVTVVERGQRLASREDDDVCAAIKDILEKDGITIHLGADDIRVAKDGAGVAVHTSASGPTVTGSHLLVAVGRRPNTDDLGLDLAGVELDQHGYIVTDDQLRTTAEHIWAMGDSNGKGAFTHTSYNDFEIVAANLLDNEPRRVSDRIPTYALYIDPPLGRAGMSEAQVRQSGRKALVGKRPMTRVGRAVEKGETQGFMKVFVDADSGEILGAAILGVGGDEVIHCILDTMAAKAPYTTLTHTVHIHPTVSELVPTMLEDLTPLT from the coding sequence GTGACAGAAAACGGAAAGGCAACAGTGCATTACGACGCAATCGTGATCGGTGCGGGCCAGGCCGGGCCGCCGCTGGCCGGCAGGCTCAGCGCCGCGGGGCAGTCCGTGGCCGTCATCGAACGCAAACTGGTCGGCGGCACCTGCGTCAACTACGGCTGCATTCCCACCAAGACCCTGGTGGCCAGCGCCCACGCGGCGCACATCGCCCGCCGCGGTGCCGACTTCGGGATCGGCACCGGTGAGGTCACCGTCGACATGGGCAAGGTCAAGGCCCGCAAGGACGGCATCGTCACCGGCGACCGGACCGGCGTCGAGAGCTGGCTCGAGGGCATGGACAACTGCACCCTGATCCGTGGTCACGCCCGCTTCACCGACCCCCACACCCTCGACGTGGACGGCCAGACCCTCACCGCTGACCGCTTTTTCCTCAACACCGGCGGTCGTGCCGTGGCACCCGCCATCCCCGGCCTCGACGAGGTCGACTACCTCACCAACGTCGGCGTGCTGGATCTCGACACCGTGCCCGAGCATCTGGTCATCATCGGCGGTAGCTACATCGGCCTGGAGTTCGCGCAGATGTACCGCCGCTTCGGCGCGCAGGTCACCGTGGTGGAACGCGGACAGCGACTGGCTTCCCGCGAAGATGACGACGTGTGTGCCGCCATCAAGGACATCCTCGAAAAGGACGGCATCACCATCCATCTCGGCGCCGATGACATCCGGGTGGCCAAGGACGGCGCGGGTGTTGCAGTGCACACCTCGGCGTCCGGACCCACCGTCACCGGCTCGCATCTGCTGGTGGCCGTGGGCCGTCGACCCAACACCGACGACCTCGGCCTCGACCTCGCGGGCGTGGAGCTCGATCAGCACGGCTACATCGTGACCGACGACCAGTTGCGCACCACCGCCGAGCACATCTGGGCGATGGGAGACTCCAACGGCAAGGGCGCCTTCACCCACACCTCGTACAACGACTTCGAGATCGTCGCCGCCAACCTGCTCGACAACGAGCCACGCAGGGTCAGCGACCGCATCCCCACCTATGCCCTCTACATCGACCCGCCGCTGGGCCGGGCCGGGATGTCGGAGGCCCAGGTCCGCCAGTCGGGTCGAAAAGCGTTGGTGGGCAAGCGCCCGATGACGCGCGTGGGCCGGGCGGTGGAAAAGGGTGAGACGCAGGGCTTCATGAAGGTGTTCGTGGACGCCGATTCCGGGGAGATTCTGGGCGCGGCGATCCTGGGCGTCGGCGGCGACGAGGTGATCCACTGCATCCTGGACACCATGGCGGCCAAGGCGCCCTACACGACGCTGACGCACACCGTGCACATCCACCCCACCGTCAGTGAACTGGTGCCCACCATGCTCGAGGACCTCACCCCGCTGACGTGA
- a CDS encoding cupin domain-containing protein has protein sequence MIRGVVQPGVVVPMHRHEDPEDFYVLAGSKEVLIPQGGGLAWVSVHPGDYIKVPGNAVHAHRNVSHEPVIDLIITTARMGRFFTEVGRPLTDPPTPPTPEQLAMFMRKSAEYGHTLCSAEENAAYGINVPPFSM, from the coding sequence GTGATCCGGGGTGTCGTGCAGCCGGGGGTGGTGGTGCCGATGCACCGCCACGAGGATCCCGAGGACTTCTACGTCCTGGCGGGCTCCAAAGAGGTGCTGATTCCGCAGGGGGGCGGACTGGCGTGGGTTTCGGTCCATCCCGGTGACTACATCAAGGTGCCGGGCAATGCGGTGCACGCCCATCGCAACGTCTCGCACGAGCCGGTGATAGACCTCATCATCACGACTGCGCGGATGGGCCGGTTCTTCACCGAGGTGGGCCGGCCCCTGACGGATCCGCCCACTCCGCCGACCCCGGAACAGCTGGCTATGTTCATGCGCAAGAGCGCCGAGTACGGCCACACCTTGTGCTCGGCGGAGGAGAACGCGGCTTACGGGATAAACGTGCCGCCATTCTCGATGTGA